One Marasmius oreades isolate 03SP1 chromosome 2, whole genome shotgun sequence DNA segment encodes these proteins:
- the VTC1 gene encoding vacuolar transporter chaperone (BUSCO:EOG09265IBC), with translation MSTQPLLQRTAAKRIALPVRVEPKVSFANERTFLSWLHFTVVLGGLAVGLLNFGDKVGQISAAMFSVVAMAIMAYALYTYHWRAASIRRGGKGPYDDRLGPTLLCIALLAAVIVNFVLRFTQD, from the exons ATGTCGACTCAGCCCCTCCTACAACGTACAGCAGCAAAACGCATAGCTCTTCCTGTTCGCGTTGAACCAAAAGTCTCCTTTGCGAACGAACGAACATTTCTGTCCTGGCTGCATTTTACTGTCGTTCTTGGAGGTCTTGCTGTCGGGCTTTTGAATTTTGGGGACAAG GTCGGCCAAATCAGTGCTGCCATGTTCTCTGTTGTTG CAATGGCAATAATGGCCTACGCACTGTATACATATCATTGGAGAGCGGCATCCATACGCAGAGGGGGAAAGGGCCCCTACGATGACAGGCTGGGTCCG ACGTTGCTTTGTATTGCATTGCTAG CCGCCGTCATTGTCAATTTTGTATTACGGTTCACCCAGGACTAA
- a CDS encoding uncharacterized protein (BUSCO:EOG09260GOF), producing the protein MLYKRPPSTTSLSDDDDDDDQNKFIVHDGLASTFAAASAKWASHCGPLPLSSQNASPMSSLPPEILIHILKHLQIPRDIYHTLQVSRRWCECSVELLWHKPTFNKLEPLIKLTRLLASPRQTFTYSNFIRRLNFLSIGPDLKDDVFTVLAKCDRLERLTLVGCSALSSTTLSRVLPSFPHLVAIDLTGVENTSDSAIIGLASVAKRLQGINLGGCKEVGDEGVFALAANCPLLRRVKLSGLDMLTDKPVSALAKSCPLLLEIDLNGCRLITDISIRDIWRFSTHMREMKLSHCPELTDAAFPAALRRDKVPQMDSPNPFPLSSKPESDELPPLIIPRNFEHLRMLDLTACSQVTDDAIEGIISYAPKIRNLVLNKCSLLTDRSVENVCRLGRHLHYLHLGHTSKITDKSVRTLARSCTRLRYVDFANCVLLTDMAVFELSALPKLRRIGLVRVSNLTDEAIYSLADRHATLERIHLSYCDQISVMAIHFLLQKLHKLTHLSLTGVPAFRQPELQQFCREPPPEFSTTQQSTFCVYSGKGVSQLRAFLTELFDRITEMNGTDDTEYEDEEYDPDAYHEDTPEPELPDGDQDDEEEFISRRMITPTAATRDFVQPRPVIARRPASLEREAGLPSTNFHGIVHHVPIQSSFTQHPTAGGSRRLAGPSNTTFRTLADVLPLVENPNSPPPSDVASNLSGGTNQSSGAGFFRNYREGGHGRGAQPGIPMASQQLRRGQGHTPHNRVPFIEPERLTLLNSTRPISAPLLELNTSPLSNQVQADDNNWQYLDADTSNGGGGSSGSTARELHDSVHSALSGTAADPRGRSVKRSLRNTLNAAEHYASSFLFGRSSTRIQHEDGPSASGSAANPNGH; encoded by the exons ATGTTGTACAAACGTCCACCCTCTACGACATCCCTCtccgacgatgacgacgacgacgaccagAACAAGTTCATCGTCCACGATGGCCTTGCATCTACCTTTGCAGCTGCTTCGGCCAAATGGGCTTCCCATTGtggtcctcttcctctttcctcTCAGAACGCTTCTCCCATGTCCAGCCTTCCACCAGAGATTCTCATTCATATCCTTAAACATCTACAAATCCCTCGCGACATCTACCACACCTTGCAAGTTTCAAGGAGATGGTGTGAATGCTCAGTGGAACTCCTTTGGCACAAGCCAACCTTCAACAAGCTCGAGCCTCTCATTAAACTTACGAGGCTTCTAGCTTCTCCACGACAAACTTTTACCTACTCCAATTTCATCCGTCGCCTCAATTTTCTCTCCATTGGACCAGATCTAAAAGACGATGTTTTTACCGTCCTTGCCAAATGCGATCGCCTGGAGCGCCTTACACTCGTGGGATGTAGCGCACTTTCGAGCACCACACTATCCCGAGTTCTTCCTTCGTTTCCCCATCTCGTTGCCATCGACCTCACTGGTGTCGAAAATACTTCCGATTCTGCCATCATAGGTCTTGCCTCAGTTGCTAAGCGCCTCCAGGGTATAAACTTGGGAGGTTGTAAGGAGGTTGGCGATGAAGGCGTGTTTGCACTAGCCGCCAACtgccctcttcttcgtcgtgtCAAGCTTAGTGGGCTTGACATGCTGACGGATAAGCCCGTCTCTGCTCTCGCAAAATCCTGCCCCCTTCTTCTTGAAATCGATCTGAATGGTTGCAGGCTTATTACCGACATTTCGATACGTGATATCTGGAGATTCTCCACCCATATGCGGGAAATGAAGCTGTCGCATTGTCCTGAATTAACAGACGCCGCCTTTCCCGCTGCATTGAGGCGAGACAAAGTTCCTCAGATGGATTCACCAAACCCCTTCCCGTTGTCCTCCAAACCAGAAAGTGATGAGTTGCCTCCCCTCATTATCCCTCGGAACTTCGAACATCTACGGATGTTAGATTTAACGGCCTGTTCTCAAGTCACTGACGATGCAATCGAGGGCATCATATCATATGCACCCAAAATACGCAACCTGGTCCTGAACAAATGTTCGTTGCTCACAGATAGATCTGTTGAGAACGTCTGTAGGCTAGGGAGGCACCTACACTATTTGCATCTGGGACACACGAGTAAAATTACGGACAAGTCTGTGCGAACACTTGCCAGATCATGCACACGGCTGAGATATGTTGATTTTGCCA ACTGTGTGTTATTAACTGACATGGCTGTCTTCGAGTTGTCAGCTTTGCCGAAGCTGCGACGTATCGGTCTCGTACGGGTTAGCAATCTCACCGATGAAGCGATATATTCTCTTGCGGATCGACACGCCACTTTGGAACGGATCCATCTTTCCTACTGCGACCAAATCTCCGTTATGGCTATCCATTTTCTTCTCCAGAAACTTCATAAATTGACTCACCTCAGTCTCACTGGAGTACCTGCTTTTCGTCAACCAGAGCTACAGCAATTCTGCAGAGAACCGCCACCA GAATTCAGCACGACACAGCAATCTACGTTTTGCGTTTACTCTGGCAAAGGCGTTTCGCAGTTACGCGCCTTTTTGACTGAACTATTTGACCGTATCACTGAAATGAATGGTACCGATGACACTGAatacgaagatgaagaatatGATCCGGATGCATATCATGAAGACACCCCAGAACCTGAATTACCCGATGGCGAtcaagatgatgaagaggagtttATCTCTCGACGGATGATCACCCCTACCGCTGCTACTCGCGATTTCGTCCAACCACGACCTGTCATCGCACGGCGGCCAGCCTCACTGGAACGCGAGGCTGGCCTTCCCTCGACCAACTTCCATGGTATCGTTCATCATGTACCTATACAAAGCTCGTTTACTCAGCATCCCACTGCGGGAGGTTCTCGAAGATTAGCAGGTCCTTCCAATACCACTTTTAGGACATTGGCAGATGTGTTACCCCTTGTGGAGAACCCTAACTCGCCTCCACCTAGTGACGTAGCTTCGAATCTCAGCGGAGGCACAAATCAATCTAGCGGTGCTGGTTTCTTCCGCAACTATCGAGAAGGAG GTCACGGCAGAGGTGCGCAACCAGGGATCCCCATGGCGAGCCAACAGTTGCGGCGTGGACAGGGTCATACCCCTCATAACCGTGTACCATTCATCGAACCAGAACGTCTCACTTTACTCAATTCGACGCGTCCAATTTCTGCACCTTTGTTGGAGTTGAACACGTCCCCCCTCTCTAATCAAGTTCAAGCGGACGACAATAATTGGCAATATCTCGATGCAGACACATCtaacggtggtggtggttccaGCGGATCAACAGCGAGGGAATTGCATGATTCAGTTCACTCTGCGCTGAGTGGGACTGCAGCGGACCCCAGGGGGCGAAGCGTGAAGCGAAGTCTTCGCAATACCTTGAATGCTGCAGAGCACTACGCTAGTTCGTTCCTATTTGGTCGTTCATCCACTCGCATTCAACATGAAGATGGGCCTAGCGCATCCGGTAGTGCAGCCAATCCCAATGGTCATTAA
- a CDS encoding uncharacterized protein (BUSCO:EOG09260WYQ), giving the protein MSGSSKPDPLISLFKSIGLTQAKANEAAKSPKAAATLKNLIDRYSLNSRNDVNEKNAGLIAALAGQLAKSDCSNDTEKYVLEKILDGKLKSVDQVTAAVKYVTCHSTISDAEFNEECGVGYSITPEELLDRVSGFVSSNSVSGWDKLGQTISGVKAIPALRWASPLEIKNAVESTFLKAFGSKETGKPKGKESNQPSRPTKDQGNKTSDTTSMQKTVFEEGFLGALHKPGDNPQIHPHLREQHLAATSGQVWTRFPPEPNGYLHIGHSKAIFVNFGYAAHHGGKCYLRYDDTNPEKEEARYFESILETIRWLGFEPWKITYSSDYFDELYELAVELIKRDKAYVCHCTQEQIKYDRGDRGEGQKREKPRACSHRNRAVEETLSEFVKMKEGGYKPGEANLRMKQDLEDGNPQMWDLTAYRILETPHHRTKDKWRIYPTYDFTHCLVDSLENISHSLCTTEFILSRVSYEWLCDALEVYKPRQSEYGRLHLEGTVMSKRKILALVEEGFVKGWDDPRLYTLIALRRRGIPPGAILSFINTLGVSTATTSIEVTRFEQSIRQYLENTAPRLLMVMRPLKVTIENLPEDHVEFVTKSLHPKVSVLGNTTIPFTRTIYIDADDFRVEDSKDYFRLAPGKTVGLFQAPYPMTCTSYKTDPTTGGVTELVCRLENEGPPKKPKAFIQWVAEHAPSGSPVRVDETRIFHQLFKSDKPNSDFRSDIDPNSLEVVKGALVEVGFWHLAKRAIENARMESLSRMKPSNTSDVAIDQLVGNECVRFQGLRIAYFSLDKDARIACLSDESAERKQGDYVVLNRIVSLKEDTGKSA; this is encoded by the exons ATGTCAGGTTCCTCTAAACCAGATCCACTCATCTCACTCTTCAAATCCATTGGACTTACTCAAGCAAAAGCTAACGAAGCAGCCAAGTCACCGAAGGCAGCGGCCACTTTGAAGAACTTGATCGATAGATATTCGCTAAACTCGAGAAATGATGTGAACGAAAAAAATGCCGGTCTCATTGCAGCGCTAGCAGGACAGTTGGCCAAGTCGGACTGTAGTAATGATACCGAAAAATATGTCCTCGAAAAGATTCTCGATGGAAAGCTCAAGTCAGTCGATCAGGTTACAG CTGCGGTGAAATATGTGACCTGTCATTCTACAATTAGTGACGCCGAGTTCAACGAGGAATGTGGTGTTG GCTATTCAATCACACCAGAAGAACTCTTGGATCGTGTATCTGGATTTGTTAGTTCCAATTCAGTCTCTGGTTGGGATAAGCTGGGCCAGACCATTAGCGGTGTGAAGGCTATACCTGCGTTACGCTGGGCTAGCCCACTTGAAATCAAGAACGCAGTTGAAAGCACCTTCCTCAAGGCATTTGGATCAAAGGAAACAGGTAAACCGAAAGGGAAG GAGTCGAACCAACCTTCAAGGCCCACGAAGGACCAAGGAAATAAAACCTCCGACACGACCTCAATGCAGAAAACGGTCTTTGAAGAAGGTTTTCTCGGCGCTTTGCACAAGCCCGGTGATAATCCGCAGATTCATCCCCACCTCAGAGAACAACATCTGGCAGCGACCAGTGGTCAAGTTTGGACGAGATTTCCTCCTGAACCTAATGGCTATCTTCACATCGGTCACTCTAAAGCCATTTTTGTCAACTTCGGTTACGCCGCACACCATGGTGGAAAATGCTACCTTCGATACGATGATACAAACCCAGAGAAAGAGGAAGCACGATACTTCGAAAGCATTCTCGAGACGATTCGATGGCTGGGTTTTGAGCCTTGGAAAATCACCTATTCGAGTGATTATTTCGACGAGCTGTATGAACTCGCAGTTGAGCTCATTAAACGCGATAAGGCCTACGTATGTCATTGCACTC AGGAGCAGATCAAGTACGATCGGGGTGATCGAGGAGAGGGACAAAAACGCGAGAAACCTCGGGCGTGTTCACACCGTAATCGTGCCGTTGAAGAAACATTGTCCGAATTTGTGAAGATGAAAGAGGGAGGATACAAACCGGGAGAGGCGAATCTTCGGATGAAACAGGATCTAGAAGATGGCAATCCTCAAATGTGGGATCTCACAGCGTACCGAATCCTCGAGACCCCTCATCATCGTACGAAGGATAAATGGAGGATCTATCCCACATACGACTTCACTCACTGTTTAGTTGATAGTCTTGAGAACATATC ACATTCGTTGTGCACGACGGAATTTATCCTCTCCCGCGTATCGTATGAATGGTTATGTGACGCATTGGAGGTTTACAAACCCAGGCAGTCCGAATATGGCCGATTACACCTGGAGGGAACAGTAATGTCGAAAAGGAAAATCCTTGCCCTCGTTGAGGAAGGTTTTGTTAAAGGATGGGATGATCCTCGACTGTATACCCTCATTGCATTGAGACGGCGTGGGATTCCTCCTGGCGCTATCCTCTCCTTCATCAATACTCTAGGCGTATCTACTGCCACGACCAGCATCGAAGTAACGAGATTTGAACAGTCTATCAGACAGTATTTGGAGAACACGGCTCCCCGTCTGCTTATGGTGATGCGACCGCTCAAAGTGACCATCGAAAATCTTCCAGAGGACCATGTCGAATTCGTGACGAAGTCTCTCCACCCTAAAGTCTCTGTACTGGGAAATACGACCATTCCCTTTACTCGCACAATATATATCGACGCAGATGATTTCCGCGTCGAAGACTCAAAAGACTACTTCCGCCTTGCGCCCGGCAAAACTGTCGGTCTTTTCCAGGCACCCTATCCCATGACCTGCACTTCGTACAAAACTGATCCTACCACAGGCGGGGTGACTGAACTTGTCTGTCGGTTAGAGAATGAGGGTCCGCCGAAGAAACCCAAAGCATTCATCCAGTGGGTAGCAGAACACGCACCATCGGGCAGCCCGGTTCGGGTGGATGAGACAAGGATATTCCATCAGCTATTCAAATCTGACAAACCTAATAGTGATTTCCGCTCTGATATCGACCCCAATAGCTTGGAGGTGGTAAAAGGAGCGTTGGTTGAAGTAGGCTTCTGGCATCTGGCCAAACGGGCTATTGAAAATGCCCGTATGGAGAGTCTTTCTAGAATGAAACCATCGAATACGTCCGATGTCGCAATTGACCAGCTTGTAGGCAACGAGTGCGTCCGTTTCCAGGGTCTCCGGATTGCCTATTTCTCCCTTGACAAGGACGCTCGCATTGCCTGTTTGAGTGACGAGTCGGCTGAACGCAAGCAAGGGGATTACGTGGTACTGAACCGGATCGTATCGTTGAAGGAAGACACTGGGAAGTCGGCATAA
- a CDS encoding uncharacterized protein (BUSCO:EOG09260MBW), whose protein sequence is MITFTPLSGAARKSRTTPLCYLLQIDDVRILLDCGSPDWNPETQSASESEGSTSYTWDEYCRNLRECAPTVDLILMSHGDLAHSGLYAYSYARWGLKAPAYTTLPVQAMARIAAMEEAETIRDEQDVGDEGEKPNVDEIEGVTPVEETLGDSAVAQLRVATSGRFIATTREVQDAFDSVNTLRYTQPAHLQGKCQGLTITPFNAGHTIGGTIWKIRSPSSGTIIYAVNINHMRERHLDGTVLLRSTVGGVFEPLARPDLLITDAERASVISSRRKDRDAALIDTVTSTLSSKSSLLLPCDPSTRILELLVLLDQHWSYSRLRFPICLLSRSATEMLTFVRSMMEWLGGTISKEDVGEDGTGNRHDRKRKRGDDEGDEEALGAFALRFKHLEFFPNPQALIQKYSSKDPKLILAVPASLSHGPSRQLFCNFAAIPDNVVLLTGRSEEGTLGRVLFNMWNESQRSETKWDKGKIGSNIMMDGVLKLQMNAKVPLQGAELEAHLQQERIAREEEQAAQAALARRQRMLEADEDDSDSDSDDSDDEEEVRRTLGDGDDDEYEGKSHKRDNTDRAAWNMDTDEGLTKQLLSYDIYLKGNVSKGTSFFKSVDGQAQRFRMFPYVEKKRRVDDYGETIDVGMWLRKSKILEDEANNSDPNDPRRRQAEKVERQALEPPSKFVSSEVEVQMACRLLFVDMEGLSDGRAIKTIIPQISPRKMVIVHASEGATEALIESCSNIRAMTKDIHTPAVGESIQIGQQISNFSISISDELLQNLKMSKFEDNEVAFVTGRVVAHASSIIPVLEPVSVRPTREHSEHSDDQSIPDAGRQQPRILGSRPVATLPSSTMIGELKLTTLKSRLTAIGINAELIGEGVLVCGASNADASNRLENTVAVRKSGIGKVELEGNVSDVYYAVRKEIYNLHALVAA, encoded by the exons ATGATCACATTCACCCCACTCTCTGGTGCAGCTCGCAAGTCCCGCACAACTCCTCTATGTTACTTACTTCAGATTGACGATGTCAGAATATTACTTGACTGCGGATCCCCGGATTGGAATCCAGAAACACAATCAGCTTCTGAATCAGAGGGCTCGACGAGTTACACTTGGGACGAATATTGCCGAAATCTAAGAGA ATGTGCTCCGACCGTTGACTTGATTCTAATGTCTCATGGAGACCTGGCTCATTCAGGACTTTACGCGTATTCCTATGCTCGGTGGGGACTTAAAGCCCCAGCGTACACGACACTCCCCGTCCAGGCTATGGCAAGGATTGCTGCAATGGAAGAGGCGGAAACTATTCGAGACGAGCAGGATGTTGGTGATGAAGGCGAGAAGCCCAATGTAGACGAAATAGAAGGAGTAACGCCAGTCGAGGAGACATTAGGCGACTCTGCAGTAGCCCAGCTTCGGGTTGCTACGTCGGGGAGATTTATTGCAACGACAAGAGAGGTTCAGGATGCATTTGACTCCGTAAACACGCTTCGTTATACACAACCCGCACACCTTCAAG GGAAATGCCAGGGTCTGACAATCACTCCTTTCAATGCTGGACATACCATCGGTGGAACTATATGGAAAATTAGATCACCATCTTCTGGGACTATCATATATGCTGTGAATATCAACCATATGCGAGAACGCCATTTAGACGGCACTGTTCTTCTACGATCTACCGTTGGAGGCGTTTTTGAGCCATTAGCCAGACCGGACCTCCTTATCACCGACGCTGAACGCGCCTCTGTAATCTCGAGTCGACGAAAGGATCGGGACGCGGCACTCATTG ATACTGTAACGTCCACTTTGTCGTCGAAATCATCCCTACTTCTTCCGTGTGATCCGAGTACACGCATTCTGGAACTGCTGGTGCTGCTGGATCAACATTGGAGTTATTCGCGGTTGCGATTTCCCATATGTTTACTTTCTCGCTCTGCAACTGAGATGTTGACATTCGTCCGGAGCATGATGGAATGGTTAGGAGGCACTATCAGCAAAGAGGATGTGGGTGAAGATGGGACCGGCAACCGACATGATCGTAAACGTAAGCGAGGGGACGATGAAGGTGACGAGGAAGCGTTAGGTGCATTCGCTCTTCGTTTCAA ACACCTCGAATTCTTTCCTAATCCTCAAGCGCTGATTCAGAAATATTCCTCCAAAGACCCTAAACTCATTTTGGCAGTTCCTGCCTCGCTGTCACATGGACCGTCCCGACAGTTATTTTGCAATTTTGCGGCTATCCCTGACAATGTCGTGCTGTTAACTGGACGCTCCGAAGAGGGCACTCTTGGTCGTGTGCTGTTCAATATGTGGAACGAAAGTCAACGGTCCGAAACAAAGTGGGACAAAGGGAAAATTGGAAGTAATATCATGATGGACGGAGTACTCAAACTACAG ATGAATGCCAAAGTGCCCCTTCAAGGTGCGGAGCTGGAAGCACATTTGCAACAAGAGCGCATTGCTCGAGAGGAAGAGCAAGCTGCACAAGCCGCCCTAGCTCGCAGACAGAGGATGCTTGAAGCAGACGAAGACGACAGTGATTCTGACTCTGATGACtctgatgatgaggaagaagtcaGGAGAACTCTTGGTGATGGGGATGACGACGAGTACGAGGGCAAAAGCCACAAACGTGATAATACAGACCGAGCAGCTTGGAACATGGACACAGATGAGGGTCTCACAAAACAGCTATTGTCCTACGACATCTACCTCAAAGGAAATGTGTCAAAAGGCACCTCCTTCTTCAAATCCGTAGATGGACAGGCCCAGCGTTTCCGTATGTTTCCTTATGTTGAAAAGAAGCGTCGAGTGGATGACTATGGTGAAACCATTGATGTTGGGATGTGGCTACGGAAAAGCAAGATCCTCGAAGATGAAGCCAACAATAGTGACCCTAACGATCCCCGCCGTAGGCAAGCCGAGAAAGTAGAG CGGCAAGCATTAGAACCTCCGTCGAAATTTGTTTCGTCTGAAGTTGAGGTACAGATGGCTTGTCGGCTCCTGTTCGTAGATATGGAAGGGCTCTCTGATGGTCGAGCGATCAAAACCATCATCCCCCAAATAAGTCCCCGAAAAATG GTTATTGTCCATGCTTCTGAAGGCGCTACAGAGGCTCTTATAGAGAGCTGCTCTAACATCCGCGCCATGACAAAGGACATTCATACACCGGCAGTTGGTGAAAGCATCCAAATCGGGCAACAAATCAGTAATTTTTCCATTTCTATTAGTGACGAACTACTTCAAAACTTGAAGATGTCCAAG TTCGAAGATAACGAAGTCGCTTTCGTGACCGGAAGAGTTGTTGCTCATGCCAGCTCCATTATCCCCGTCCTGGAACCGGTCTCCGTCAGACCTACACGAGAACACTCAGAACACTCAGATGACCAAAGTATACCAGACGCTGGAAGGCAACAACCGCGTATTCTGGGTTCACGCCCAGTTGCTACTCTTCCTAGCTCGACAATGATCGGAGAGCTAAAACTGACCACTTTGAAATCTCGGCTCACTGCGATCGGCATTAACGCTGAACTTATTGGAGAAGGTGTGTTGGTCTGTGGTGCAAGTAATGCGGACGCCTCCAATAGGCTTGAGAACACGGTAGCCGTCCGAAAAAGTGGGATCGGAAAAGTCGAGTTAGAGGGAAATGTGTCCGATGTATATTATGCGGTTCGAAAAGAGATATATAACTTACACGCCCTTGTAGCCGCATAA